TAATTATCAAACAACTATGCTGCATATATACTTAATAAATTTAGTTtggtaaatttttttgaaaatgtcacAACTcacaagttttttattttatgtttgatatATCAGAAGGACATGTAGTTGTATTTGTAGTTTTTAAAAGACataaatgattttaaaaatatttaaggtAGAACTTATCAAAAATAGATTGtacttattaaaattaaaaggttTAATATGATTTCatacattaatttatttttaaatttaattcttttattaatatctaTTAcagcatttttaaattttaaaaactatttacCAAATACACTTGTTATTTTTTGTGCTTattgaaagttattttttatttaatttactaaacatagattttataaattttaaaaaattatcttttaaaaattaacctttataagttacttttgaaaaataaaagctttaccaaattaagtttaaaatcaaacactaaaatcaattactagtataaaatatatgttaaaatacaaaatatacattgaaaataagctaaacaacatatatatttatacatagtgactgattttagtagttaattttagtgtataaatagcatttttaattatcaaactataaatacaatacaaaaaaaattaatttaccaATACATATTAAAGTTGAGTAGAAAAGTTCAAGAATATAATTTTAACTATATAAATTTCTTAATTGAATAGTATCACAATGTTCTGAATATATATACATTGAttaattgatatatattttttaacactTTTTAACAATATTAGTAGGGGCACTTGCCCCTACACCATATTAAATAGATCCCTCCCTAGTTGAGATTAACCTATTACTCTAGCATTAACTATAAAAAGTTCTCATCTATATTTCTATACAATAAAAAATGGAAATTTTGCATAGAtgttttctgttattttagaatttgaccctaaaaaaattttcaatgtgTAAGATGGTTGATATACCATCTTAACTAATCTCATATTGGCTGTAACTAAACATATTTAAACTAGTAGAATTAATCATTTCTGTAATTGTGTAATAATTTAGAGGCATGTACTTTGGTTGTACTTTTGTTATGCTCCTAGAGGCATGTAATATTTAAATACAAGTGACAATAAGGTTAACATCATAGCCAGGACAGGAATGAATCCATCCTAGACTTATGAAGAAAATAAGGTGCTAGAGATCAGGGTATCTGGTAGAGGGTGGGTAGTAGCAGAGATATTAGTGGACGTAGtaattgaattcaatttaataatcaaatcggacaaaatattaaattattgattCAATTGATGCATCACtaattaaattgtttaaatccaatcaatcaattaaatatataaaaaatatattttaatttaacttttgtaatatatttaataaaatataccaTGTATCAAAATTTATACCAAATTTgttctctctctatttttttatttatatttcataTCGATGACCAAACATGGCCCCATAGAGACTCATTAAGCATTCAATATTCATAGCCGAAGACTTCACATGTCACCCTAAAAATCTTCAAGCCTAATATTAAGGCAGTCAAAATTACCATCAATCAATCTGAATAATAGTTGTATAGAATAGGTATTAGAATCGAATCGGTAATTGACCTGGTCATACGAATGGGTCACTGAGTTACTGGTTTAATCGATGGGTCACTGATTTACTCGGTTGATTcggttataattaaataaaaatatataaaaataaaattaaaattaaaagttaaatgcatattttttaaattatattaataacaattaaatatcaattcttagatataatttataatgcaaaaagagataataaattagttactagtacaaaatatttttttaatttaaataaataaaaaataaaaaataacataattaataTCAATATATCAATATATTTGTATACTATGTGTTGTTACTTATTTGCTATCTATGTAAATccatacttaaaaaaataaaaaaataaaaaatcattacgttttgttatatatttatattttgtcatATCTATTAGTAAGAAACAAGTTTGCCATAGTGGCAACGGGGAGGTTCTAGTTACGCGCAATCGATGATCCGGCGTTCCGCAGGTGCACCGTGGACTGCGGCGGGTTTAGCTTGATCTGACACACGAACCAGCCGATTTTCAACGAATTTGACCACCGTTAATCGGTTCGAATGTATATCCAATCTAATCTACCAACCAAACCGGCCAGACCATCAGTTTACCAATTTTCTAATCAAACTGGCCGGTCTAATCCAGTTCTGATAACTATGTTATAATACATTAGACTTCAACTAAAACTTAGTtacccttcttttcttttctttagaaaacaataaaagaaattaaataattgggATGAATGACCACTCTTTAATACATTAAGGCATGtacatattataaaattaaagagttGTTGGTTGTTCCAATTCATATAGTATAAATGTTTGCACAATAAAGACATTTTTTTTGTCCTATTCATATAAGCATttacagaaattaaaaaaaataataagagaagTAGTGAGCATTAAAATCGCATGTTGCATTCAATTTTGCTACCCTAATGATCCCAAACAAGAACAGACAGATATGATACAATAATTAAACACCAATATCTTCATCCTTGTCATTGCTTTGTGTATAAGCATGAAAAAGATTGCCCatgtaaaaatatgttttattatAATGTGCTAACATTAAGAAAAATGGCACTATCAATTCAAGTTCCCTAAAAAGTTCAATGAAACCATGTAATGAGAGAAACTAATACAAGAAACCTTTCTCAAAAAACAGAACAGAACACACTGCATTTTCAAAGTGCTGGAAATAATTCATCAAGCCTGCATGGTAAAGAATAGAATTCATTGTTCCTAACATCTTTGTTATACATGGTGAACCTCTCCCACCATTGCATTCCACTGTCTTTTCGATCATCGTCGTTTTCGCGCAACAGTGTGATGTCCAGAATGAATGCAACCAAGGCAGCAACCATTGTATGTGACATGAACATGACTGTCACAATGTCATTGAACTGCCAAAATAAATgtatatgttaaaaattttattttttgttaccaattttatatgttatatacTAAGGtcctaacaaaataaaattttgattgcTTTTTGGTCAAGTTATCTCACCCATCTTGCACCAGCTGATCCATGCTTCACATGATAATACTCTGAGAAATATTGTGGAATTGAGAAGCCAATGAAGAATGTGAATCCCAAAATAAACAAGGTTCTGAAACTGTTGAGGTTACAGAATTGGAGAAATCCAAGGCCAGAAGAAGCTACATATTATCACAAAATTACAAACCAAAATTGTTTAGAGCTCTAACATGCAGAGAATGAGACAGAAACTTAAGACTAGGTAAGAATTGAATAAGAGAATCTTACAGACATAGCCGAAGACCACGCAGTATAAGGCTGCGAAGATTGGCAAAGGTATAGAGGCGAAAAGCGCGCCGAATTTCCCTGGAATTATTTAACATATAGTATACCATTAGTTCATGAATCTCAACATCGTGAAGTTCTAGAATGTAACAAGTTTTATTGATTCAATATTACCAAATACAGAGAATAAAATCATAAAGCCTGCTGATATTTGAATGACTCTTCGGCTTCCAACTCTTGTTAATGCTAACAAACCAGCATTCTCCCTGAAAATGATGCAATgcataaaaataaggaaaaactTGATAATAGTCTAGAGTTCCATTAAAACATTCACAAGAGTAAGATCTCTTTTAATAGTAAGATTCATAAGTTCCTTGATTTATTGAGATACAAGactcttataattttattaaaagactTACACTGATGCTGTACTTCCAGTGACAGAACCAAACATGCTATTCAGCATTGTAGCTACTCCCTAAAATCACAATAGaatcacataaaaattttaatttttatcatatgtttCATTTATAATATGGGCCAAGAAAGAATGGCAAATTGTAATGAATCATGGTATCTTACAATCCAGCCAGCTCCACGGCTGATAATAGATGGTGGCACCGGCGTTGCGCTTCCAAATCTTGCCGAAGCATAGAATGTTCCGGTAGACTGCATATGagtaagaaaaatacaaaaaagggAAAATCAAAAGTGCATTTTGCCGTTCTAAAATTTTCAAggtttatattttcaaaaactagtAACTAATATGGTTGCATTGTGCATACCTCAAATAGAGAAACAAAAGAAGCAGCCATCATAGCAAAAGCTTCTCCAGCATTGAAAGTAGGACTTCCCCATTGGAAGGGGTAAGGCAAATATACCCTGCATGAAAAAAAAGCTTAAATTACAACTATTTATGCACTACTAAATTTACATCTTGTTCTGTTTGATGTTAAgtaataagtaataataataacttgatTAAACAAATCCACACATGGAATCTCATGTCTATCTATATAAGTATCTCCAACTTACTTAGAACATAAGATTGTGTTATCCAAACAATGAATTTTAGCAGAGTGATAAATCTTCTTTGAGTGAAAGCATAATTGAGGTTACTCAATCTTACCATGAGGCCGCGCTCACAAGTCCGGCTCGATCAGTTCGGCAGCTAGTCTGTGTAGTTTCTGGCCTGTTGTTATATGCAGTGCATGAAGTGAGAAGCTGTGCAAATATCCATGAAATCACAACCGTGGACAGCACCGCGAATCGGTCATGTATAGGCTTCTTTGTTGCAATATATCTGTGTAGATACTGTAGAAGAAAATAGTTGTAAACTGATTCAAACTTCTCCATATCCATAATAAAATCCTATCttacattttcaaaatttactTTTTGAAAACTTCACAATAAGATGACAAATAGTTAATAGGAATATTTATAAACAGAGAAGACTAAGAACTTGCCTGTGAGATGAACACCAAGAGAATTAGTGTTGGAAGCCCATATTCGACACATTTTGCAAGCTGCAACATTCATTTGGACAAGatttagaaagaaattgatgaaTAGTACTTAAAAGATAGAGATCACAAACTAATTGAATGAAAAAGTGGGAGAAAACTTGGAATTCTTTACCATTGGGAAACCAAGATGATAGAGACTAAGTCCAGTGAAAGTTACATATGGGACTACAGAAAGTGGACTAAGAAACCTgacaacaatcaacaaagagAAATGATATTTGTATCACTTTTCGCCGATCACTGAGCCGGGAAAGTCGAATTCACTACCTGACAGCGTTCCTCCAAAAGCCAAAAAATCCAAGTACCATCTGGAAACATGCACTTAAGATCAAGGCACCTTGAATCCCTCTCATTGTCTGAGTGAATC
This portion of the Arachis duranensis cultivar V14167 chromosome 6, aradu.V14167.gnm2.J7QH, whole genome shotgun sequence genome encodes:
- the LOC107495751 gene encoding putative nucleobase-ascorbate transporter 10 produces the protein MAQNNGGENCSKCCNKCCKKIVEVQVQPHPVKDQLPGVQYCINSPPPWPEAFLLGFQHYILTLGMIVLIPTIIVPQMGGGDAEKVRVIQTLLFVAGLSTILQSLFGTRLPTVIAGSYSYIIPVISIVQAKRYDLYTDPYERFTQTMRGIQGALILSACFQMVLGFFGFWRNAVRFLSPLSVVPYVTFTGLSLYHLGFPMLAKCVEYGLPTLILLVFISQYLHRYIATKKPIHDRFAVLSTVVISWIFAQLLTSCTAYNNRPETTQTSCRTDRAGLVSAASWVYLPYPFQWGSPTFNAGEAFAMMAASFVSLFESTGTFYASARFGSATPVPPSIISRGAGWIGVATMLNSMFGSVTGSTASVENAGLLALTRVGSRRVIQISAGFMILFSVFGKFGALFASIPLPIFAALYCVVFGYVSSSGLGFLQFCNLNSFRTLFILGFTFFIGFSIPQYFSEYYHVKHGSAGARWFNDIVTVMFMSHTMVAALVAFILDITLLRENDDDRKDSGMQWWERFTMYNKDVRNNEFYSLPCRLDELFPAL